The following coding sequences are from one Mus pahari chromosome X, PAHARI_EIJ_v1.1, whole genome shotgun sequence window:
- the Fthl17 gene encoding ferritin heavy polypeptide-like 17, translated as MAASVLQLEQTYLSESNAALNSQIQLQLYGSYIYLSMASFCNREEVALGSFALFFLRQSQKWMERTEMLFSLLTERQGSLTLGRIANQDRQDWLDGLMAMECAFHLEKTLNQSLLQLYGLANNKGDLYLCNFLKCHFLPQQVEILKEMGGYMTNLRRLGAPENQDAEKLFDQLTMADSIKKN; from the coding sequence ATGGCCGCTTCTGTTCTACAGCTTGAACAGACTTACCTGTCGGAGTCTAACGCTGCCCTCAACTCTCAGATCCAGTTGCAGCTGTATGGCAGTTACATCTACCTCTCCATGGCCTCGTTCTGCAATAGAGAAGAGGTGGCCCTGGGGTCCTTCGCGCTCTTCTTCCTGCGTCAGtcacagaagtggatggaacGCACCGAGATGCTCTTCTCCCTGCTGACCGAGCGCCAGGGCTCCCTGACCCTTGGGAGAATTGCCAATCAAGACCGCCAGGACTGGTTGGATGGCCTCATGGCGATGGAGTGCGCGTTTCATCTGGAGAAGACACTCAACCAAAGCCTTCTGCAGCTCTACGGCCTGGCTAACAACAAAGGCGACCTCTACCTGTGCAACTTCCTGAAGTGCCACTTTCTGCCACAGCAGGTAGAAATCCTCAAGGAGATGGGTGGCTACATGACCAACCTGCGTCGGTTGGGGGCTCCAGAAAATCAGGATGCCGAGAAGCTCTTCGACCAGCTCACCATGGCGGACAGCATCAAGAAGAACTGA